Proteins encoded by one window of Equus przewalskii isolate Varuska chromosome 24, EquPr2, whole genome shotgun sequence:
- the ZZZ3 gene encoding ZZ-type zinc finger-containing protein 3 isoform X5, producing the protein MAASRSTRVTRSTVGLNGLDESFCGRTLRNRSIAHPEEISSHSQVRSRSPKKRPEPVQIQKGNNNGRTTDLKQPSTRESWVSPRKRGLSSSEKDNIERQAVDNCERRQTEPVSPVFKRIKRCLRSEAPNSSEEDSPIKSDKELVEQRSTVVDNDADFQGTKRACRCLILDDCEKREIKKVNVSEEGPLNSAVVEEITGYLAVNGVDDSDSAVINCDDCQPDGNTKQNSTGSYVLQEKSVAENGDSDTHTSMFLDCRKEDSYIDHNVPCTNSEVQVKLEDHKIVTAGLPVENVNQLTTEPATGPFSEIQSSLRDSEEEVDVVGDSSASKEQCNENTNNVLDTSLENMPVSGEPEPSSVLDCLSAQMMSLSEPQEHRYTLRTSPRRPAPTRGSPTKNTSPCRENGQFEENNLSPNETNATVSDNISESPTNPDEISQNEKGICCDSENYGSEGLSKPPSEARLNIGHLPSAKESANPHITEEEDDDPDVYYFESDHVALKHNKEYV; encoded by the coding sequence ATGGCTGCTTCCCGATCTACTCGTGTTACAAGATCAACAGTGGGGTTAAACGGCTTGGATGAATCTTTTTGTGGTAGAACTTTAAGGAATCGTAGCATTGCTCACCCTGAAGAAATCTCTTCTCATTCTCAAGTACGATCAAGGTCACCAAAGAAGAGACCAGAGCCTGTGCAAattcagaaaggaaataataatggaagaaccactgatttaaaaCAGCCAAGTACTCGAGAATCATGGGTAAGCCCTAGGAAAAGAGGactttcttcttcagaaaaagaTAACATAGAAAGGCAGGCTGTAGACAATTGTGAGAGAAGGCAAACAGAACCTGTTTCACcagttttcaaaagaattaaGCGTTGTCTTAGATCTGAAGCACCAAACAGTTCAGAAGAAGATTCACCTATAAAATCAGACAAGGAGTTAGTAGAACAGAGGAGTACAGTAGTGGACAATGATGCAGATTTTCAAGGGACTAAACGAGCTTGTCGATGTCTTATACTGGATGATTGtgagaaaagggaaattaaaaaggtGAATGTCAGTGAGGAAGGGCCACTTAATTCTGCAGTAGTTGAAGAAATCACAGGCTATTTGGCTGTCAATGGTGTTGATGACAGTGATTCAGCTGTTATAAACTGTGATGACTGTCAGCCTGATGGGAACACTAAACAAAATAGCACTGGTTCCTATGTGTTGCAGGAAAAATCAGTAGCTGAAAATGGGGATTCGGATACCCACACTTCAATGTTCCTTGATTGTAGGAAGGAGGACAGTTATATAGACCATAACGTGCCTTGCACAAATTCGGAAGTGCAGGTCAAGTTGGAGGACCACAAAATAGTAACTGCCGGCCTGCCTGTGGAAAATGTTAATCAGCTGACTACTGAGCCAGCTACAGGCCCCTTTTCTGAAATTCAGTCATCTTTAAGGGATTCTGAGGAGGAAGTAGATGTGGTGGGAGATAGCAGTGCCTCAAAAGAGCAGTGTAATGAAAACACCAATAACGTCCTGGACACAAGTCTTGAGAATATGCCAGTCTCTGGAGAACCAGAACCATCTTCTGTTCTAGACTGTCTTTCAGCTCAAATGATGTCTTTATCAGAACCTCAAGAACATCGATATACTCTGAGAACTTCACCACGAAGGCCGGCCCCTACCAGAGGTAGTCCCACTAAAAACACTTCTCCTTGCAGAGAAAATGGACAATTTGAGGAGAATAATCTTAGTCCCAATGAAACAAATGCAACTGTTAGTGATAATATAAGTGAGTCTCCTACAAATCCTGATGAAATTTCTCAGAATGAAAAGGGGATATGTTGTGACTCTGAAAATTATGGGAGTGAAGGACTAAGTAAGCCACCCTCAGAGGCAAGACTCAATATTGGACATTTGCCATCTGCCAAAGAGAGTGCCAATCCGCAcattacagaagaggaagatgaTGATCCTGATGTTTATTACTTTGAATCAGATCATGTGGCACTGAAACACAACAAAGAGTATGTGTAA
- the ZZZ3 gene encoding ZZ-type zinc finger-containing protein 3 isoform X6 yields the protein MAASRSTRVTRSTVGLNGLDESFCGRTLRNRSIAHPEEISSHSQVRSRSPKKRPEPVQIQKGNNNGRTTDLKQPSTRESWVSPRKRGLSSSEKDNIERQAVDNCERRQTEPVSPVFKRIKRCLRSEAPNSSEEDSPIKSDKELVEQRSTVVDNDADFQGTKRACRCLILDDCEKREIKKVNVSEEGPLNSAVVEEITGYLAVNGVDDSDSAVINCDDCQPDGNTKQNSTGSYVLQEKSVAENGDSDTHTSMFLDCRKEDSYIDHNVPCTNSEVQVKLEDHKIVTAGLPVENVNQLTTEPATGPFSEIQSSLRDSEEEVDVVGDSSASKEQCNENTNNVLDTSLENMPVSGEPEPSSVLDCLSAQMMSLSEPQEHRYTLRTSPRRPAPTRGSPTKNTSPCRENGQFEENNLSPNETNATVSDNISESPTNPDEISQNEKGICCDSENYGSEGLSKPPSEARLNIGHLPSAKESANPHITEEEDDDPDVYYFESDHVALKHNKELI from the coding sequence ATGGCTGCTTCCCGATCTACTCGTGTTACAAGATCAACAGTGGGGTTAAACGGCTTGGATGAATCTTTTTGTGGTAGAACTTTAAGGAATCGTAGCATTGCTCACCCTGAAGAAATCTCTTCTCATTCTCAAGTACGATCAAGGTCACCAAAGAAGAGACCAGAGCCTGTGCAAattcagaaaggaaataataatggaagaaccactgatttaaaaCAGCCAAGTACTCGAGAATCATGGGTAAGCCCTAGGAAAAGAGGactttcttcttcagaaaaagaTAACATAGAAAGGCAGGCTGTAGACAATTGTGAGAGAAGGCAAACAGAACCTGTTTCACcagttttcaaaagaattaaGCGTTGTCTTAGATCTGAAGCACCAAACAGTTCAGAAGAAGATTCACCTATAAAATCAGACAAGGAGTTAGTAGAACAGAGGAGTACAGTAGTGGACAATGATGCAGATTTTCAAGGGACTAAACGAGCTTGTCGATGTCTTATACTGGATGATTGtgagaaaagggaaattaaaaaggtGAATGTCAGTGAGGAAGGGCCACTTAATTCTGCAGTAGTTGAAGAAATCACAGGCTATTTGGCTGTCAATGGTGTTGATGACAGTGATTCAGCTGTTATAAACTGTGATGACTGTCAGCCTGATGGGAACACTAAACAAAATAGCACTGGTTCCTATGTGTTGCAGGAAAAATCAGTAGCTGAAAATGGGGATTCGGATACCCACACTTCAATGTTCCTTGATTGTAGGAAGGAGGACAGTTATATAGACCATAACGTGCCTTGCACAAATTCGGAAGTGCAGGTCAAGTTGGAGGACCACAAAATAGTAACTGCCGGCCTGCCTGTGGAAAATGTTAATCAGCTGACTACTGAGCCAGCTACAGGCCCCTTTTCTGAAATTCAGTCATCTTTAAGGGATTCTGAGGAGGAAGTAGATGTGGTGGGAGATAGCAGTGCCTCAAAAGAGCAGTGTAATGAAAACACCAATAACGTCCTGGACACAAGTCTTGAGAATATGCCAGTCTCTGGAGAACCAGAACCATCTTCTGTTCTAGACTGTCTTTCAGCTCAAATGATGTCTTTATCAGAACCTCAAGAACATCGATATACTCTGAGAACTTCACCACGAAGGCCGGCCCCTACCAGAGGTAGTCCCACTAAAAACACTTCTCCTTGCAGAGAAAATGGACAATTTGAGGAGAATAATCTTAGTCCCAATGAAACAAATGCAACTGTTAGTGATAATATAAGTGAGTCTCCTACAAATCCTGATGAAATTTCTCAGAATGAAAAGGGGATATGTTGTGACTCTGAAAATTATGGGAGTGAAGGACTAAGTAAGCCACCCTCAGAGGCAAGACTCAATATTGGACATTTGCCATCTGCCAAAGAGAGTGCCAATCCGCAcattacagaagaggaagatgaTGATCCTGATGTTTATTACTTTGAATCAGATCATGTGGCACTGAAACACAACAAAGA